The following coding sequences lie in one Eleginops maclovinus isolate JMC-PN-2008 ecotype Puerto Natales chromosome 21, JC_Emac_rtc_rv5, whole genome shotgun sequence genomic window:
- the vipr1b gene encoding vasoactive intestinal polypeptide receptor 1b isoform X1, translated as MCDVVNEIELEKERCEDSSFGNVTSGCQGMWDIIACWPSARVGEVVTITCPTYFSYFSDEHKGNLSKTCTADGWTEMHPIDIAMNCGYNLNSTSDDGKFFWQVKIGYTIGHSVSLISLTTAIVILCIFRKLHCTRNYIHMHLFVSFILKAIAVFIKDVVLYEVGEVDNCSSGSVGCKVVIVFFQYCIMASFFWLLVEGLYLHALLAVSFFSERKYFWAYILIGWGGPMVFITAWSITKAYFNDVGCWDIIENTDVFWWIIKTPILASILMNFILFICIIRILRQKINCPDIGRNESNQYSRLAKSTLLLIPLFGINFIVFAFIPEQVKTELRLVFDLILGSFQGFVVAVLYCFLNGEVQAEIKRKWRRWHLQRYMGSDTKYQHPSIGSSNNFSTQITMLTRCSPKTRRTSSSCNDDLSCI; from the exons GTTGCCAGGGCATGTGGGACATCATCGCCTGCTGGCCCTCAGCCAGGGTCGGGGAGGTGGTTACAATAACCTGCCCGACCTACTTCAGCTACTTCAGCGACGAGcacaaag GTAACCTCTCCAAAACCTGCACAGCAGATGGCTGGACTGAAATGCATCCTATTGACATCGCCATGAACTGTGGATACAACCTCAACAGCACCAGTGACGAT GGCAAGTTTTTCTGGCAAGTGAAGATCGGCTACACCATCGGCCACAGTGTTTCCCTCATCTCTCTGACCACAGCTATTGTGATCCTCTGCATCTTCAG GAAGCTCCACTGCACGAGGAACTACATCCACATGCATCTGTTCGTGTCATTCATCCTGAAGGCCATCGCCGTCTTCATCAAGGATGTCGTCCTCTACGAGGTCGGGGAGGTGGACAACTGCTCCTCGGGCTCC GTCGGCTGCAAAGTAGTGATTGTGTTCTTCCAGTACTGTATAATGGCCAGCTTCTTCTGGCTGCTGGTGGAGGGTCTTTATCTGCACGCACTGTTGGCCGTCTCTTTCTTCTCCGAGAGGAAATACTTCTGGGCATATATCCTGATCGGCTGGG GAGGGCCGATGGTCTTCATCACAGCGTGGAGCATCACTAAAGCCTACTTTAACGACGTGGG CTGCTGGGATATAATCGAGAACACCGACGTCTTCTGGTGGATCATTAAAACCCCGATTTTGGCGTCAATCCTG ATGAACTTTATTCTATTCATCTGCATCATACGAATACTTCGCCAGAAAATCAACTGCCCAGACATTGGAAGAAACGAGTCCAACCAGTACTC GAGGCTGGCGAAGTCTACGCTGCTCCTGATTCCTCTGTTTGGGATCAACTTCATCGTGTTTGCATTCATCCCGGAGCAAGTGAAGACCGAGCTCCGGCTGGTTTTCGACTTGATTCTGGGGTCATTTCAG GGCTTTGTGGTGGCTGTTCTTTACTGCTTCCTGAACGGAGAG GTGCAAGCCGAGATCAAGAGGAAGTGGCGGAGGTGGCACCTGCAGAGATACATGGGCTCGGACACCAAATACCAGCATCCGTCCATCGGCAGCAGCAACAACTTCAGCACCCAGATCACCATGCTGACACGCTGCAGCCCCAAAACACGGCGGACTTCCTCCTCCTGTAACGACGACCTGTCTTGCATATGA